The Psychrobacter sp. P11G3 genomic interval CTCAGATGAGATAGTGGACACAACGATAACCAGTCTTCAACAATCAAAACAAGCCGTTCTACGAATGACCATCACTAACCAATTAGATGAGCCATTGGCACAAAGTGAGGCAGATAAGTTGTTTGAGCGCTTCTATCGACATTACAAAACAATAGAGCGCCATACAGGAACAGGTTTGGGTCTATCTATCGTACAGTCTATCGTCGGGGCGCATAACGGTAACGTCAGTATTACTATAAAAGACGATGATTACTTTCAAGTGAGTGTCGAGTTATTAGCGGAGGTTTAATCTTTTAGTAGGGCGTGTCCTCATTTTAAAAATGGTGATAAAAATGAGATAAATCGCAGTCAAACAAGGAAAATAGCGCAGATAATATCGAGATATTAGTCAGCTATTTGACACCGTTTGGCAAGATTTAGCCATTTTTAACTCATTTAGATGACTATCGATTGAATTGAGGACACGCCCTAGTCAACGATAGATATTCAATCTGAATAGATAGATTTGGCAAGTGATTGCCTTGAAAACGAGCTGGTAATGACCAAGTAAATGTATGTCTAGTGCCCAATATAAAGCTAGAGATTATTAAAAACTAGAAATTATTAAAAGGCAATAGGTAAAATAGTAAGTCGATAACGAACATAATACTTAAAACACAATCATAAAAATCAATTAGGGAATGACTATGCATATCACAGCTAATTTCGATGCAGGCAACATTGACATTATTAATGCAGATGACAAAAAAGACATTCAGTTAGCGATTCGTCCAGACGTTGGTGGCGAGTTTTTTCAGTGGTTTAACTTTCGCCTATCAGGACAGGTAGGGGAGCAGTATGTTCTCAATATTATGAATGCAGGCGAAGCGTCCTATTTAGAAGGGTGGGAGGACTACCAAGCGGTTGCTTCTTATGATCGTCAGCATTGGTTCCGTCTGCCAACGTCTTATAAAGATGGCAAGTTGACCATCGTAGCAGAGTTAGAATGCGAAACCATTCAGATTGCGTATTTTGCGCCTTATAGCTATGAGCGTCATCAAGATTTATTGGCCGCCGTGCAAGTGCATCCGCTAGTGACGTTAGAGCATCTAGGCGAAACGCTTGATAAGCGTGACTTGACCCTAGTCAAAATAGGTGACGGTGCTGCTCACAAGCGCAATATATGGATTACTGCTCGTCAGCATCCAGGTGAAACGATGGCTGAATGGCTGATCGAGGGATTATTATATAGCTTGTTAGATAGCGATAATGCGACTGGCAAACAGTTATTAGACAAGGCCAATTTTTATATTGTCCCTAACATGAACCCTGATGGCAGTGTACGTGGACACTTGCGTACTAACGCTGCCGGAACCAACTTAAATCGTGAATGGCAAAGTCCAAGCTTAGACAAAAGCCCTGAAGTATTTCATGTGATTAATAAAATGGAAGCGACAGGCGTGGATCTATTTTACGATGTGCATGGCGATGAAGCATTGCCGTATGTATTCCTAGCTGGGTCACAAGGGACGCCAAGCTATAGTGACCGTCTTGCTGGACTACGTGATAGATTTTCAGACGTATTAAAGTTAGCCAGTGCTGATTTTCAGTCTGAGATTGGCTATGAGATCGATGCGCCGGGTGCTGCCAATATGACCGTTGCCACCAATTGGGTAGCAGAGCGTTTTGATTGCCTCGCTAATACGTTAGAGATGCCATTTAAAGACAATGATAATCTGCCCGATGAAGAGATGGGTTGGTCACCCGAGCGTTCTATCAAATTAGGCGAAGCATCACTGGTAGCAATGCTAGCTGTCGTGGATGATTTACGATAACTATAGAAAAAAAGCTGCAGAAAATCAAAAGCTGCTAATGATGGCCGAGTTTTTTAGTGGTCATCGTTAACAGCTTTTTTAATTTTTATCTTCACATTTGCCAATAACAGCCCTGACAAAATCAACATCATGGCCAGCATTTTCCACCAAGTCACTACTTCTCCTGTGAGTAGGACTGAGGTCACCATACCGAATACGGGCACCAATAGTGCAAACGGCATAACTTTGGAGGCGGTATTTTGACTGAGTAAGTGTGCCCATAGACCAAAGCCAATTAAGGTTGAGATATAGACGATAAACCCAAGTGAGAGCCAAGACTTGAGTGATGCTTCAGTAAATGTTGCTAGTTGCCATGCATCAGTCTCAAATGTAAGAGAAGATATCGTCAACATCACGCAAGCAATGAGACCGCCCCAGACTACCAGCGCTAGCGCAGACAAAGCAGAGGCTTTATTTTTTCCAGTGCTAGATGTGGCAACAGATACCCTTGTTCCTTGCTGCGTCTCTTGTAGGGCAGCTTTCTCTGACGCTTTTTCTAAGGCCTGTTTTGATGCTTGCTTGGAGGCAATATTACCAAAGCTCCAACCGACGGCAGCTATCAGG includes:
- a CDS encoding M14-type cytosolic carboxypeptidase; this encodes MHITANFDAGNIDIINADDKKDIQLAIRPDVGGEFFQWFNFRLSGQVGEQYVLNIMNAGEASYLEGWEDYQAVASYDRQHWFRLPTSYKDGKLTIVAELECETIQIAYFAPYSYERHQDLLAAVQVHPLVTLEHLGETLDKRDLTLVKIGDGAAHKRNIWITARQHPGETMAEWLIEGLLYSLLDSDNATGKQLLDKANFYIVPNMNPDGSVRGHLRTNAAGTNLNREWQSPSLDKSPEVFHVINKMEATGVDLFYDVHGDEALPYVFLAGSQGTPSYSDRLAGLRDRFSDVLKLASADFQSEIGYEIDAPGAANMTVATNWVAERFDCLANTLEMPFKDNDNLPDEEMGWSPERSIKLGEASLVAMLAVVDDLR
- a CDS encoding EamA family transporter, with product MSPIYTALAVLVTFIWGVNFTFIAWGLESFPPLMLTALRFFFTAVPLVLFLKPPKFNRTLFIYAIGTFVMQYAFVFTAMHLGASPGLTALLLQIQIFITVLLAYFMLGEAVSRMQIVGMLVGVLGLSVIALNLGGDMPLAGFICILIAAVGWSFGNIASKQASKQALEKASEKAALQETQQGTRVSVATSSTGKNKASALSALALVVWGGLIACVMLTISSLTFETDAWQLATFTEASLKSWLSLGFIVYISTLIGFGLWAHLLSQNTASKVMPFALLVPVFGMVTSVLLTGEVVTWWKMLAMMLILSGLLLANVKIKIKKAVNDDH